Proteins encoded in a region of the Geobacillus genomosp. 3 genome:
- a CDS encoding immune inhibitor A domain-containing protein: MKKRSVTSLVAALSLGMGLWAAPAAAPQAANPEAPLTAKHGGPVDLAVANEEKLAEMLKKSGKLRADATPAEAEAAVRAYLKQKAAHASKEKGELYEYEVKRADALHENQQKNGVLNGKGKKLGQAKDHSVPSVKPEAWNGGKRVDRVLVLLIEYPDFPHNSIQPNETDMYYKDYTREHYEDMIFGGDDGYYEGPNGEKLISVKKYYEEQSGGSYSIEGKVAGWYKAQHPANYYGGNVPAPDGNDANPRALVREALAAAAKDPTVDLREFDQEDRYDLDGDGNYREPDGLIDHLMIVHSSVGEEAGGGSLGGDAIWSHRWNLGSVYPIPNTTADVPYWRGQLAAYDYTIEPADGAAGVFAHEYGHDLGLPDEYDTIYSGLGEPVAYWSIMSSGSWAGRIPGTEPTGFSAWAKQFLQSTMPGSNWLTGATVEWDELTKDGVDVLLDEASTKGTNHDAVRINLPEKETVVTTPPSGAYAYFSGSGNNLDHTMSTTLDVTEASTVTLTFDTWYAIEKDWDYGAVEVKPHGSSEWTTVQGNITTTGNPYGQNPGNGITGASNGWVKAEFDLSAYAGQTIDLRFHYITDVAVSEAGWYIDNIQVAADGATVLADGAEGDSAFAVEGFEKSDGKRYSEHYYLLEWRNHRGVDEGLAHILRGDRLLSYDPGLVVWYVDEGYDNNWTGVHPGEGFLGVVDADQHTLKWSGNTTASTRYQVHDAAFSLQKGAPFRVAIDGSQLIDHDTAPTPVFDDSRAYDNKGVEDAGRNVPNYGLKIRVIGESADRTAARVLIYR, translated from the coding sequence TTGAAGAAACGGTCGGTCACATCACTTGTTGCTGCGCTGTCGCTTGGAATGGGTCTATGGGCGGCGCCGGCGGCCGCCCCGCAGGCTGCCAATCCGGAAGCGCCTTTGACGGCCAAGCACGGCGGGCCGGTTGATTTGGCAGTGGCGAATGAAGAGAAGCTGGCTGAGATGTTGAAAAAAAGTGGCAAGCTTCGCGCCGATGCTACCCCGGCTGAAGCGGAAGCGGCGGTGCGCGCTTATTTAAAGCAAAAAGCGGCCCACGCTTCGAAAGAAAAAGGGGAACTGTACGAATACGAGGTAAAGCGGGCCGATGCGCTGCATGAGAACCAACAGAAAAACGGCGTTCTGAACGGAAAAGGGAAAAAGCTTGGGCAAGCAAAAGACCATTCCGTTCCGTCCGTCAAGCCGGAGGCGTGGAACGGAGGCAAGCGGGTTGACCGTGTGCTCGTTTTGCTCATTGAATACCCAGATTTTCCGCATAACAGCATCCAGCCGAATGAGACGGATATGTATTATAAAGATTATACCCGTGAACATTATGAAGACATGATTTTCGGCGGCGATGACGGCTATTACGAAGGGCCGAACGGCGAAAAACTCATTTCGGTGAAAAAATATTATGAGGAGCAATCGGGCGGCAGCTATTCGATCGAGGGAAAAGTGGCCGGCTGGTACAAAGCCCAACATCCCGCTAACTATTACGGCGGCAATGTGCCGGCGCCGGATGGGAATGACGCCAACCCACGCGCGCTTGTGCGCGAGGCGCTGGCGGCGGCAGCCAAAGATCCGACTGTTGATTTGCGCGAGTTTGATCAAGAGGATCGGTACGATTTGGATGGCGACGGCAACTACCGTGAACCGGACGGTTTGATCGACCATTTAATGATTGTTCACTCGAGCGTCGGTGAAGAAGCGGGCGGCGGTTCGCTCGGCGGAGATGCCATTTGGTCGCACCGTTGGAATTTAGGATCGGTCTATCCCATTCCGAACACAACGGCCGATGTGCCGTATTGGCGCGGCCAGCTGGCAGCATATGACTATACAATCGAACCGGCTGACGGGGCGGCAGGGGTGTTCGCCCATGAATACGGCCACGATTTAGGATTGCCGGATGAATACGACACGATTTACTCCGGATTAGGCGAGCCGGTCGCTTATTGGTCCATCATGTCGAGCGGAAGCTGGGCGGGGCGCATTCCAGGCACCGAGCCGACCGGCTTCAGCGCATGGGCGAAACAGTTTTTGCAATCGACGATGCCAGGCAGCAACTGGCTGACCGGGGCGACCGTTGAATGGGATGAGCTTACAAAAGACGGTGTAGACGTATTGCTCGACGAGGCGAGCACGAAAGGGACGAACCACGACGCTGTGCGCATCAACTTGCCGGAGAAAGAAACGGTCGTCACCACTCCGCCAAGCGGTGCGTATGCGTACTTCTCGGGAAGCGGGAACAATCTGGATCATACGATGTCAACGACGCTCGATGTGACAGAGGCATCAACGGTGACGCTGACATTTGACACATGGTATGCGATTGAGAAAGATTGGGATTACGGAGCGGTTGAAGTGAAACCGCATGGCAGCAGCGAATGGACGACGGTTCAAGGAAATATCACGACGACAGGCAACCCGTACGGGCAAAACCCCGGCAACGGCATTACCGGCGCGTCAAACGGTTGGGTGAAGGCGGAATTTGACTTGTCGGCCTATGCGGGTCAAACGATTGATCTCCGTTTCCATTACATCACCGATGTGGCGGTGTCGGAAGCCGGCTGGTATATTGATAACATTCAAGTGGCGGCCGATGGGGCAACCGTGCTTGCCGACGGCGCCGAAGGGGACAGCGCCTTTGCAGTGGAAGGTTTTGAGAAGAGCGATGGCAAGCGGTATTCCGAGCATTACTATTTGCTGGAATGGCGCAACCACCGCGGCGTCGATGAAGGGCTCGCCCACATTTTGCGCGGCGACCGGCTGCTTTCGTACGATCCGGGGCTCGTCGTCTGGTATGTGGACGAAGGGTATGACAACAACTGGACGGGCGTCCATCCGGGCGAAGGGTTCCTTGGTGTTGTCGATGCCGACCAGCATACGTTGAAATGGTCGGGCAACACGACAGCATCGACTCGCTATCAAGTGCATGATGCGGCGTTCAGCCTGCAAAAAGGAGCTCCATTCCGCGTGGCGATCGATGGCTCACAGCTCATTGACCACGATACAGCGCCGACGCCGGTGTTTGACGACAGCCGGGCGTATGACAATAAAGGGGTGGAAGATGCCGGGCGGAACGTGCCCAACTACGGGTTGAAAATCCGCGTCATCGGCGAAAGCGCCGACCGCACTGCGGCGCGCGTGTTGATTTACCGCTGA
- a CDS encoding secondary thiamine-phosphate synthase enzyme YjbQ, producing MLQSFSLRTTKRDEMVEITSFVEEAVRQSGVEEGVVVVYCPHTTAGITINENADPDVKRDMMRRFDETYPWEHPLDRHMEGNTAAHMKASTVGASQHVIIHEGRLLLGRWQGIYFCEYDGPRQRTFYVKIFKG from the coding sequence ATGCTTCAATCTTTTTCGCTTCGCACGACAAAACGCGATGAAATGGTGGAGATTACTTCATTTGTTGAAGAAGCGGTGCGCCAGTCCGGGGTAGAAGAGGGGGTGGTGGTCGTGTATTGCCCGCACACGACAGCCGGCATCACGATTAACGAAAACGCCGATCCTGATGTGAAGCGCGATATGATGCGACGGTTTGATGAAACGTACCCGTGGGAGCATCCGCTTGACCGCCATATGGAGGGAAACACCGCCGCCCATATGAAAGCGAGCACGGTCGGCGCATCGCAGCATGTCATCATTCATGAAGGCCGTCTGCTGCTTGGCCGCTGGCAAGGCATCTATTTTTGCGAATACGATGGGCCGCGTCAGCGGACATTTTACGTGAAAATCTTTAAAGGATAG
- a CDS encoding PTS fructose transporter subunit IIABC: MNITDLLTKETIILQLQAKTKSEVIGELASKLAEAGAVSDVEAFKRAIWAREQQSTTGVGDGIAIPHAKTAAVKRPAVAFGRSAVGIDYESLDGKPSRLFFMIAAPEGGEQTHLQALARLSSLLMDESFRTQLETASSEEEIVRLFAAKESEREAPSPAAPAGGGRKVLAVTACPTGIAHTYMAADALKAKAAEMGVSIKVETNGSDGVKNALTAQEIEEAAAIIVAADKQVDMDRFDGKHVIQVPVAQAIREPEKLIEQALRQEAPVYRASGAVRDGGAAKPRTGFYKHLMNGVSNMLPFVVGGGILIALSFTFGIKAFDPNDPSYHPFAKALMDIGGGNAFALMIPVLAAFIAMSIADRPGFAPGMVGGFMAANGGAGFLGGLIAGFLAGYLVVGLRKLFSRLPQSLEGIKPVLLYPLFGIFFTGIIMMYIVIDPVKALNEGLKHWLSGMGTANLVLLGAVLGGMMAVDMGGPINKAAFTFGIAMIDAGNYAPHAAIMAGGMVPPLGLALATTLFKKKFTKAEREAGKTCYVMGASFITEGAIPFAAADPVRVIPSIIVGSAVAGALTMLFHIGLPAPHGGMFVIPIVKGSAWLYMLAILAGSIVTALMVGLWKKEVQE, translated from the coding sequence ATGAACATCACTGATTTGTTGACGAAAGAAACCATCATTCTTCAGCTTCAAGCGAAGACAAAAAGCGAGGTCATTGGCGAATTGGCGTCCAAGCTCGCTGAGGCGGGGGCGGTCAGCGATGTGGAAGCGTTCAAACGAGCCATTTGGGCGCGCGAACAACAAAGCACAACCGGCGTTGGCGACGGCATCGCCATTCCGCACGCCAAAACAGCGGCGGTCAAGCGCCCGGCGGTGGCGTTCGGCCGTTCGGCGGTTGGCATTGACTATGAATCGTTGGACGGGAAGCCGAGCCGCTTGTTTTTCATGATCGCGGCGCCGGAGGGCGGCGAACAGACGCACTTGCAGGCGCTCGCCCGCCTGTCCTCGCTGTTAATGGACGAATCGTTCCGCACTCAGCTTGAAACCGCTTCAAGCGAGGAGGAGATTGTCCGTTTGTTTGCGGCGAAAGAAAGTGAGCGGGAAGCACCATCGCCAGCCGCGCCGGCAGGGGGCGGGCGGAAAGTGCTCGCGGTTACGGCGTGCCCGACCGGGATCGCCCATACGTATATGGCAGCTGATGCCTTGAAAGCAAAGGCGGCGGAAATGGGTGTATCGATCAAAGTCGAGACAAACGGTTCCGATGGAGTGAAAAACGCCCTCACGGCCCAAGAGATTGAAGAAGCCGCGGCGATCATTGTCGCAGCCGATAAACAAGTCGACATGGACCGCTTTGACGGCAAACATGTCATTCAAGTGCCGGTCGCCCAGGCGATCCGCGAGCCGGAGAAGCTGATCGAGCAGGCGCTGCGCCAAGAGGCGCCGGTTTACCGGGCAAGCGGCGCGGTGCGGGACGGCGGGGCGGCCAAACCGCGCACCGGTTTTTATAAACATTTGATGAACGGCGTATCGAACATGTTGCCGTTTGTCGTCGGCGGCGGGATTTTAATCGCCCTTTCCTTCACGTTTGGCATTAAGGCGTTTGATCCGAACGACCCGTCGTACCATCCGTTTGCGAAAGCGTTGATGGACATTGGCGGCGGCAACGCGTTTGCCTTAATGATTCCGGTGCTTGCCGCGTTTATCGCGATGAGCATTGCCGACCGGCCGGGATTTGCGCCGGGGATGGTCGGCGGCTTTATGGCGGCCAACGGCGGTGCAGGGTTCTTGGGCGGGTTGATCGCCGGCTTTTTAGCTGGGTATTTGGTTGTCGGGCTGCGGAAACTGTTCAGTCGCTTGCCGCAGTCGCTCGAAGGGATCAAACCGGTGTTGTTGTATCCGCTGTTCGGCATTTTCTTCACCGGCATCATTATGATGTATATCGTCATCGATCCGGTGAAAGCGTTGAATGAAGGGCTGAAACATTGGCTTTCCGGGATGGGAACGGCGAACTTAGTGCTGCTTGGCGCCGTGCTGGGCGGCATGATGGCCGTTGACATGGGCGGACCGATCAACAAGGCGGCGTTTACGTTCGGGATTGCGATGATCGACGCCGGCAACTATGCGCCGCATGCCGCCATCATGGCCGGCGGGATGGTGCCGCCGCTCGGATTGGCGCTGGCGACGACGCTGTTTAAGAAAAAGTTTACAAAAGCCGAACGTGAAGCAGGGAAAACGTGCTATGTGATGGGCGCTTCGTTCATTACCGAAGGAGCGATTCCGTTTGCGGCCGCCGACCCGGTGCGGGTCATTCCGTCGATCATTGTCGGTTCGGCGGTTGCCGGGGCGTTGACGATGTTGTTCCATATCGGGCTGCCGGCGCCGCATGGCGGCATGTTCGTCATCCCGATCGTGAAAGGCAGTGCATGGCTTTATATGTTGGCGATTTTGGCCGGCTCTATTGTGACTGCATTGATGGTTGGACTGTGGAAAAAAGAAGTGCAAGAATAA
- a CDS encoding uroporphyrinogen-III synthase, with translation MHGKRIALCASRKLDEMATLIEKQGGTAVIRPAQGTTFRKGEELGVEMRAVIAMRPDWIVFTTGIGVEALWEAAGREGIADEWRQAVERANIAVRGYKTVTALRKIGVTPAALSEDGTTKGLIRALAAYDVAGKNVVAQLYGDTAPKLRQFFLARGASYTELLPYRHVAPDEETLEALYNEVVGREVDAVCFTSAMQVRFFFSFAREKKEVEPLLEAFRTDVVACAVGQVTQEALEEEGVSRVIAPEHERMGAMIVTLARYFDA, from the coding sequence ATGCACGGCAAGCGAATCGCGCTATGCGCCTCGCGCAAGTTGGACGAGATGGCGACGCTGATCGAAAAGCAAGGGGGGACGGCCGTCATTCGCCCGGCGCAAGGAACGACGTTTCGAAAAGGGGAAGAATTGGGCGTGGAAATGCGGGCGGTGATCGCCATGCGGCCCGATTGGATTGTGTTTACGACCGGAATCGGGGTCGAGGCGCTTTGGGAAGCGGCCGGGCGGGAAGGGATCGCCGATGAATGGCGACAGGCCGTTGAACGGGCCAACATCGCCGTCCGCGGCTATAAAACGGTGACGGCGCTGAGAAAAATCGGCGTCACCCCGGCCGCATTAAGTGAAGACGGAACGACGAAAGGACTGATCCGCGCCCTTGCTGCATACGATGTTGCCGGAAAAAACGTCGTGGCCCAGCTGTACGGCGACACTGCGCCAAAGCTTCGGCAGTTTTTCCTTGCGCGCGGCGCATCGTATACGGAACTGTTGCCATACCGGCACGTCGCCCCGGATGAGGAAACGCTTGAAGCGTTGTACAACGAAGTCGTCGGACGCGAGGTTGATGCCGTCTGTTTTACATCGGCGATGCAAGTCCGCTTTTTCTTTTCGTTCGCCCGTGAAAAAAAGGAGGTCGAACCGCTGCTTGAGGCGTTTCGCACCGATGTTGTCGCCTGCGCCGTCGGCCAAGTGACGCAAGAAGCGCTCGAAGAAGAAGGGGTCAGCCGCGTCATCGCGCCGGAACATGAGCGAATGGGAGCGATGATCGTGACGCTCGCCCGCTATTTTGATGCTTAA
- a CDS encoding MBL fold metallo-hydrolase: MPKRYTNLDNIVTHKTWADFRRWQRERKQKQKDLSYIVPRVEPPQSERLHHPDGRPQLCWVGHSTFIMQLAGVTIVTDPVWAQRMGTAKRLSAPGIALEDMPPVDAVLISHGHYDHLHIGSLRRLPGDPHVFVPEGLGRLLRRRGFRHVTELSWWKTVPFGSVSFTFVPAQHWTRRTLWDTNTSHWGGWVIEADGAPTVYFAGDSGYFRGFRDIGERFSIDYALLPIGAYEPEWFMGPQHTTPEEAVQAFLDCRARLFVPMHYGAFRLADDTPKEALDRLLAEWRQRELDDSRLLCLKLGEVIDAASPLAAMQKEKGARRG; the protein is encoded by the coding sequence GTGCCGAAACGATATACAAATCTTGACAACATCGTAACGCACAAAACATGGGCCGATTTTCGCCGCTGGCAGCGGGAGCGGAAACAAAAACAAAAAGATTTGTCATACATCGTCCCCCGTGTGGAGCCGCCGCAATCTGAGCGGCTTCACCATCCTGATGGGCGGCCGCAGCTTTGCTGGGTTGGCCATTCGACCTTTATCATGCAGCTGGCCGGCGTTACGATCGTCACCGACCCGGTTTGGGCGCAGCGGATGGGCACGGCCAAACGCTTGTCGGCTCCGGGCATCGCGCTTGAGGACATGCCGCCCGTTGATGCAGTGCTCATCTCTCACGGCCACTATGACCACTTGCATATCGGCAGCCTCCGCCGCTTGCCGGGCGACCCGCACGTGTTCGTGCCCGAGGGGCTCGGCCGCCTGCTCCGCCGCCGCGGCTTCCGCCATGTCACTGAGCTGTCGTGGTGGAAAACCGTTCCGTTCGGCAGCGTGTCGTTCACGTTCGTCCCGGCCCAACATTGGACGCGGCGGACGCTTTGGGATACGAACACCTCGCACTGGGGCGGATGGGTGATCGAGGCAGACGGCGCCCCCACCGTCTACTTCGCCGGCGACAGCGGTTACTTCCGCGGCTTTCGCGACATCGGCGAACGTTTTTCCATCGACTATGCGCTCTTGCCGATCGGCGCCTACGAGCCGGAATGGTTTATGGGACCGCAGCACACGACCCCGGAAGAGGCGGTACAGGCGTTTTTGGACTGCCGCGCCCGTTTGTTTGTCCCGATGCACTACGGCGCCTTCCGCTTGGCCGACGATACACCGAAAGAAGCGCTCGACCGCCTGCTCGCCGAATGGCGGCAACGCGAGTTGGATGACAGCCGCTTGCTTTGCTTGAAACTCGGCGAAGTGATCGATGCCGCTTCCCCACTAGCCGCCATGCAAAAAGAAAAAGGCGCCCGGCGGGGGTGA
- a CDS encoding ATP-binding protein: MLSILKDFLLNLFFILLPVFLVPLWTEQEKGPKRLRLYLPTACYAIVIILCITLPVNAGNDFIFDLRQIPLWVGSLYGGAGPAALLALVTIVYRSLFGGAGVLTTVVVSIAIAAVSSLWTKRFVSLPSKQRVLLAVLLSFASGLLTVTMAEWIVDNPPPLLLSLTFLLVQPAGMLIVCAAREMVHHNMALRKRIIRAEKMEAVTHLAASISHEIRNPLTAARGFIQLIEEQPLAAEKRRQYARIAMEELDRAEAIITDYLTFAKPAPETPEKLNVKLEVERVIDIIRPLANMHCVDIHTTLAPFSVIGEREKFRQCLLNVIKNAIEAMPNGGTLHIHVSIDNGRVLIRIADTGVGMTKEQLERLGEPYFTTKGIKGTGLGMMVAYRIIESMNGTIQIESEIHKGTTVSIYLPLAPSPSPSTISDKEKQLFAVL; this comes from the coding sequence ATGCTTAGTATTTTAAAAGACTTTTTGCTAAACTTGTTTTTTATTCTCCTGCCGGTGTTTCTTGTTCCGCTATGGACGGAACAAGAAAAAGGGCCGAAGCGTCTTCGCTTGTACTTGCCGACCGCTTGTTACGCGATTGTGATCATCTTATGCATCACCCTTCCGGTTAACGCGGGAAACGACTTTATTTTCGACTTGCGGCAAATTCCGCTTTGGGTCGGCAGCCTATACGGCGGGGCTGGGCCGGCCGCCTTGTTGGCGCTCGTGACGATCGTCTACCGCTCATTGTTTGGCGGAGCCGGCGTTTTGACTACTGTCGTTGTTTCCATCGCCATCGCTGCGGTCAGTAGTTTATGGACGAAACGGTTTGTGTCGCTGCCGTCCAAACAGCGCGTGCTGTTGGCGGTGTTGCTCAGCTTTGCATCCGGCCTATTGACGGTCACTATGGCAGAGTGGATCGTCGACAATCCGCCTCCGCTCCTTCTTTCACTTACATTTTTGCTCGTACAACCGGCAGGCATGCTCATCGTTTGCGCCGCCCGCGAGATGGTGCACCATAACATGGCACTGCGCAAGCGAATTATTCGCGCCGAGAAAATGGAAGCAGTCACCCATTTGGCGGCTTCCATCTCCCACGAAATCCGCAACCCGCTGACAGCGGCGCGCGGGTTCATCCAGCTGATTGAAGAGCAGCCGCTTGCCGCCGAGAAGCGCCGTCAGTACGCCCGCATCGCCATGGAAGAGCTCGACCGGGCTGAGGCGATCATTACCGATTATTTGACCTTCGCCAAACCGGCGCCGGAAACGCCGGAAAAACTGAACGTCAAGCTGGAAGTCGAACGGGTCATTGACATCATCCGCCCGCTTGCCAATATGCATTGCGTCGATATTCACACAACACTTGCCCCTTTTTCTGTTATCGGCGAGCGCGAAAAGTTTCGCCAATGTTTGCTCAATGTCATCAAAAATGCCATTGAAGCGATGCCAAACGGCGGAACGTTACACATACACGTCTCGATCGACAATGGGCGTGTGCTCATCCGCATTGCCGACACCGGTGTCGGCATGACGAAAGAACAACTTGAACGGCTTGGCGAGCCGTACTTTACGACAAAAGGGATCAAAGGCACCGGGCTTGGGATGATGGTTGCATATCGCATCATTGAATCCATGAACGGCACGATTCAAATCGAAAGCGAAATACATAAAGGAACGACGGTATCGATTTATTTGCCGCTCGCTCCGTCCCCATCTCCATCCACGATTTCCGATAAAGAAAAGCAGTTGTTTGCCGTCTTGTAA
- the map gene encoding type I methionyl aminopeptidase, with protein sequence MIHVKTEREIQLMREAGKLLAACHQEIAKRIKPGVTTMEIDRFVETFLAKYGAKPEQKGYRGYPYATCASVNDEICHGFPRNEPLKEGDIVTIDFVVNWRGALADSAWTYAVGDVSEDVQKLLHVTEQSLYKGIEQAVVGNRIGDIGHAIQTYVEPHGFSIVRDFTGHGIGPTIHEEPYVPHFGEKGKGMRLKEGMVITIEPMVNMGAWQSKMDANGWTARTVDGSYSAQYEHTIAITKNGPLILTTTA encoded by the coding sequence ATGATTCACGTCAAAACGGAACGGGAAATTCAGTTGATGCGTGAGGCGGGGAAACTCTTGGCCGCCTGCCATCAAGAAATCGCCAAGCGCATCAAACCGGGGGTAACGACGATGGAAATCGACCGGTTTGTCGAAACGTTTTTGGCCAAATACGGCGCCAAGCCGGAACAAAAAGGATACCGCGGCTACCCATATGCCACGTGCGCCTCGGTGAACGACGAAATTTGCCACGGGTTTCCACGCAACGAGCCGCTTAAAGAAGGCGATATCGTCACGATCGATTTCGTGGTCAACTGGCGCGGAGCGCTCGCTGATTCGGCGTGGACGTACGCAGTTGGCGATGTCAGTGAAGATGTGCAAAAGCTGCTCCACGTCACGGAACAGTCGCTATACAAAGGCATCGAGCAGGCGGTCGTTGGAAACCGAATCGGCGACATCGGCCATGCCATTCAAACGTACGTCGAGCCGCACGGGTTTTCCATCGTCCGTGATTTCACCGGACACGGCATCGGGCCGACGATTCACGAAGAACCGTACGTTCCCCATTTTGGCGAAAAAGGAAAAGGGATGCGCTTAAAGGAAGGGATGGTCATTACGATCGAGCCGATGGTCAACATGGGGGCATGGCAAAGCAAAATGGACGCAAACGGTTGGACGGCGCGCACCGTCGATGGCTCTTATTCGGCGCAATATGAACATACGATCGCCATTACGAAAAACGGGCCGCTGATCTTAACGACGACGGCGTAA